The genomic window GTCCGTCTTGGAGTCAAAAGAGAATGGAAACAATCAGTCAAACCAGTGAGATAATGGGCAACAGAACAGAAAAGATATTAATATTTAACTCATATCTTGCACCTTTCATAATCCCCCACAGGGTTCATTTTGATGGTAACTACTTAAAAATTTATTTTCTGTCTTTTGTTGCTGAGTTTTCCTGTACTGGTACAACCTGAGTTCAACGAAAGAGAATCTATGGAAAACTGACAACCAACAAGAAGTCTCAAACCCTGATTCCTTCGTTAAAGAAATTCTAACTCCGAACTCTTAACTCACGTTGGTACAAGATGTCAGTTTAACCGAAAAATATGAGAGTGCAAAAAACACTCTCATCTGCTAATTCTACTAGGAAGCTACCCCTGCGGTTTCTTTTTCTTGTTTCGCTGATCCTTGGGTTCCGAGTTGAATTAATTCAATTTTGTAGCCGTTGGGATCTTCCACAAAGGCAATAACCGTTGTACCGTGTTTCATGGGGCCGGGTTCTCTGGTAACATTTCCCCCTTGTTGTTTAATTTTTTCACAGGTTTGGTAAATATCATCTACCCCTAGAGCAATGTGTCCATAAGCATTCCCTAAGTCGTAAGAATCTACCCCCCAATTATAAGTTAATTCAATAACTGCGGTGTCGGACTCGTCCCCATAACCCACAAAAGCAAGGGTAAATTCGCCTCCTGGATAATCTTTTTGACGAATGAGTTTCATTCCTAAAACATCACAGTAGAATTTTAAGGATTCTTCTAGGTTTTTAACCCGAAGCATGGTGTGTAAAATACGCATAATTTCTTAATTCAGTTAAACAACAATGTGATCATTTTGATCTTTATTGTTCATGTTATCATTTGTAAACCAAACTTTCTGTTGAGGGACAGGTAAGGGTAAACCTTGTTTATCAAATTCCACTTTGAGACGACGGCGAAATTCCCTAGACACATCCCATTGCTTAAGGGGTTTGGTTTTGATCCAAACTCGAATAATTAACCCTCGTTGTTCAAAGTTATCAACCCCTAAAATTTCAGGTTTATCTACAATATGATGTCGCCATTGTCTATCTTTAGCCATTAGCTCTGCTACATCTTTAACAATATGTAAAACTTGATCAATATCAGCATCATAAGCAACAGGAATTAATAAATCTGCCCTTGACCAATTACTAGAATGATTGGCAACAATTTTAACTTCACTATTAGGAATGGTAATTAATCTGCCTTCTGGATCTCGCAGTTGCGTAATCCTTAAATTGATATTTTCTACTAATCCACCAAAATCCTGAACTTGAATAACATCACCCACAGCATATTGATCTTCGAGGATAATAAAAAAGCCATTAATTGCGTCCCGAATTAGGTTTTGAGAAGCCAAAGAAACCCCAACCCCTAAAATACCTAAACCGGCTAATAAAGGAGCCGTATTAACCCCAATTAATGATAAGCCAATTAGAAAACCTGAGCCTGTCAAAACAATCGTGACGACACTACGAAACACTACGGTTACGGTGTTAATTCGTAGTTGAAGACGTTGATTTTCCTGAAAATCTAAGAGGTTACGAATCATTAAAACAGATGTAACCTTAGCAATTAAAGCATAACTTAAGCGGATTGTTAGATAAGTACCTACCCCAACAATTCCCAATCTGGCAGGAATTCTCAGCAATGAAACTAACCAAATTTGAGCAATTCTTGTGTAAGGAAAAAGTCCTATAATAATCAAACTTGAACCGATCCAAATACCAGCTTGAGCTAATTGTAACAGACGATATTGAACTTCTTTAATATTCCAATGTTGACGATTAGTGAGCAACATGGACATGGGTTGATCGCTTCTTTCTTCTCCAATACTTTCTTGAGATGTTTTTAAGCGATTAATTTTGCGAATGATTAGTTTATTAACAATGAAAGCACCGCCTAAAATACCAATAGCAATTAATCCTCTAGAAATTAAAGATTCTAATTTTCGCTCATTTTTAGCCTCTATTAACCCTTCTCTTAATTGCTCGATGATATTATTAGCTTTTGTCTCGGCATCAATCCCTTCGTTTTGAAGATCGAGATTTCCAATAGTTAGTAATTGTATGGTTTCATCACCAACCGTAACATAAATTCTCGGATTTTCTTGTCCTCTTTGGGTAATTTCTAATTCGGGGTTTTCTTGGGAAAAATAAAGATTAGTGATTCTGTCTAAACGATTATTAATTGTCTCAACTCGCTCAGCAATTTTTGATTTTGGGTAGGTGATATTGAATAAACAAAGACCATCTAGACGAATACAAGTGGTGATATTTGCCTCTTGTGAATTTTGAGGAAGCCAGCTACTGGTATCCCTCAATTCGGGTAAAAATGGAATAATTTGGGGTTGTGCTTTTACGGGTAAGGTGCCTTGGAATAGGGTAATGAATAGTAGGGTACTGGTAAACAGTTTATGATTTAAAAGACGAGTGAGTGAGGATTTGTTGTTCACAAATTTAAGCATAAATCAAGATAAACGAAAAGAATTACTTCTTGGGTAATATTCCTATTTATAGAGTGGTTCAAGTCAATATAGACAGAGGTTGGCTATCTATATTATCGATTTTAGTATAACTTAACATTGAGATTTTGCAATTGACAAGGGTTGATAATATTTGATTATTTGTAACCAATAATACATTATCAACCCATTGAGAATTTCTAATTTTTTAGATCAGTTTATGCTTTTAAAGCTGGCTTATAATTTAGAACACGAATTAAGGTACCGTCTTGCGGTAAATCTTCAAATCTCAAGCGAAGTTTGTCATTATTAACTTGCTTGACATTCATCTCTTTTACTAAGTCCAAAAAGTTACCCAGTGGCTCAATGTCACAGGTTTGTTCATCGGCCGCTGAAGTTCGATAATGGGTAGGTATCATTACTTTAGGACGTAACGTTTCCATTGCTTGTTTCCCTTCGACGGAATTATAGGCTTTTGGTCCCCCTCCGACGGGGATACAAGCCACATCAGGACTACCTAATAAAATTTTTTGTTCTATATTAATTGGGGCGGCTGCACCTCCTAAATGGACGACACGGATACCCCCTTGAGTCCAACGCCAAGCCACATTGGTTCCAAAACGTTGACCCCCTTGGCGATCGTGATCAATACCAACCCCTTGAAGTCGGAAGCCGTTAATTTCATAAACTCCAGGTTCATATAATACTTTGGGGTTCCCTGGTAAGTTTTCGGCTGCCCCTTCGTCCCACATTTGACTACTAATGATCACTAAGTCAGCTTCGACTTTAGGTAACCGATAGCCCGCCGTACAGCCAATAGCACGGAATGGGTTGGCTAAAACTCTCATACCCCCTCCAGTAAATAAGAAGGCGGTATGACCTAAATATTGAATCAATAAAGAGTCTTTACTTTGGGCTGAAACTGCTTGAAAACGAGAGCCTATGGAGATACCTGCGGTTGCTGCAGCACTAGCACCAGCATAACGGATGAATTGTCGCCGTTTCATTATCAATCTTAAAAATAAAATTTATCGCGCATTTAACATTATAAGAAAGTTTTGCAACAGGGTTTTTCCTGATGTGGTTAAAATACTTTCTGGGTGAAATTGTACACCTTGGAGATGTGGATAGTCTTTATGTTGTAGTCCCATAATGGTTCCATCTTCCGTCCAAGCAGTAATTTCAAGGACATCGGGGAGGGTTTCTCGTTCTACGACTAAACTATGGTAACGGGTGGCTTCAAACGGATTATCTAATCCCTTAAATACCCCTTGATTATTATGAAAAATAGGAGACGTTTTACCGTGCATCAACAGAGGGGCAGAAATGACCTTTCCCCCGAATACTTGCCCTATACTTTGATGACCTAAACAGACCCCTAAAATGGGATAAGTTGAACCCAGTTCTTCGATCAAGGCTAAGGAAACCCCTGCATCTTCCGGGCGGCCAGGCCCTGGAGAAATAACAATGCCATCAGGGTTAAGATGACGAATTTTAGAGAGATCGATTTTATCATTACGGTAGACTTGGATATCTGAAGCTACAGGCAAATTCAAGCCCAATTCTCCTAAATATTGCACCAAATTATAGGTAAAACTATCGTAATTATCGATAACGAGAATCAATGCTTATCTCCTCGATGATGGTGATGAATGCGATCGCTACAATTGTTTATAAAGGAAATACCATAGCCAATAAAGGGGGAGCAATAATAAACCCTGCGACTAAAACTGCAGCAAGGGCTGAAATCATAACGGCACCAGCAGCGCAGTCTTTAGCAATTTTGGCTAATTCATGATAGGACTGACCAA from Crocosphaera subtropica ATCC 51142 includes these protein-coding regions:
- the gloA gene encoding lactoylglutathione lyase, which translates into the protein MRILHTMLRVKNLEESLKFYCDVLGMKLIRQKDYPGGEFTLAFVGYGDESDTAVIELTYNWGVDSYDLGNAYGHIALGVDDIYQTCEKIKQQGGNVTREPGPMKHGTTVIAFVEDPNGYKIELIQLGTQGSAKQEKETAGVAS
- a CDS encoding mechanosensitive ion channel family protein, coding for MNNKSSLTRLLNHKLFTSTLLFITLFQGTLPVKAQPQIIPFLPELRDTSSWLPQNSQEANITTCIRLDGLCLFNITYPKSKIAERVETINNRLDRITNLYFSQENPELEITQRGQENPRIYVTVGDETIQLLTIGNLDLQNEGIDAETKANNIIEQLREGLIEAKNERKLESLISRGLIAIGILGGAFIVNKLIIRKINRLKTSQESIGEERSDQPMSMLLTNRQHWNIKEVQYRLLQLAQAGIWIGSSLIIIGLFPYTRIAQIWLVSLLRIPARLGIVGVGTYLTIRLSYALIAKVTSVLMIRNLLDFQENQRLQLRINTVTVVFRSVVTIVLTGSGFLIGLSLIGVNTAPLLAGLGILGVGVSLASQNLIRDAINGFFIILEDQYAVGDVIQVQDFGGLVENINLRITQLRDPEGRLITIPNSEVKIVANHSSNWSRADLLIPVAYDADIDQVLHIVKDVAELMAKDRQWRHHIVDKPEILGVDNFEQRGLIIRVWIKTKPLKQWDVSREFRRRLKVEFDKQGLPLPVPQQKVWFTNDNMNNKDQNDHIVV
- a CDS encoding MBL fold metallo-hydrolase, encoding MKRRQFIRYAGASAAATAGISIGSRFQAVSAQSKDSLLIQYLGHTAFLFTGGGMRVLANPFRAIGCTAGYRLPKVEADLVIISSQMWDEGAAENLPGNPKVLYEPGVYEINGFRLQGVGIDHDRQGGQRFGTNVAWRWTQGGIRVVHLGGAAAPINIEQKILLGSPDVACIPVGGGPKAYNSVEGKQAMETLRPKVMIPTHYRTSAADEQTCDIEPLGNFLDLVKEMNVKQVNNDKLRLRFEDLPQDGTLIRVLNYKPALKA
- a CDS encoding anthranilate synthase component II, which codes for MILVIDNYDSFTYNLVQYLGELGLNLPVASDIQVYRNDKIDLSKIRHLNPDGIVISPGPGRPEDAGVSLALIEELGSTYPILGVCLGHQSIGQVFGGKVISAPLLMHGKTSPIFHNNQGVFKGLDNPFEATRYHSLVVERETLPDVLEITAWTEDGTIMGLQHKDYPHLQGVQFHPESILTTSGKTLLQNFLIMLNAR